From Elusimicrobiota bacterium, the proteins below share one genomic window:
- a CDS encoding galactosyltransferase-related protein, whose amino-acid sequence MNKIFQSNDFICTRFLFFIPGRSKYERLKNRVRRFPAFLNFKKSVKTLISAFRFSIMLPMMHKQKELIIIVPFRNREENLKQFVPYMRHFLKDVKHRIVVVEQTEDGLFNRAKLLNVGFSLYQDANAYFCFHDVDMLPASALCDYSYPVMPTHLSVYCSQFEYQFVPHYFGGVLLVNKEDFLKLNGFSNQYWGWGAEDDDLRRRFERTWTIPWTRRMGRYHSIEQVAFGHPRAHEAVKRSGNPQYLKNCMRLMSGYDSKTDGLSDLKFELLETIAGDGFVKHIVRL is encoded by the coding sequence ATGAATAAAATCTTCCAAAGTAACGATTTCATATGTACCCGATTTTTATTTTTTATACCCGGCAGATCTAAATACGAAAGATTGAAAAACAGGGTGCGCCGTTTCCCGGCTTTTTTGAATTTTAAAAAGTCCGTAAAAACGCTCATTTCTGCTTTCCGTTTCTCAATTATGCTGCCTATGATGCACAAACAGAAAGAACTCATTATTATCGTTCCGTTCCGCAACCGCGAAGAAAATCTTAAACAGTTTGTGCCATATATGCGTCATTTCCTGAAAGACGTCAAACACCGCATCGTAGTGGTAGAGCAGACAGAGGATGGATTGTTCAATAGAGCCAAATTACTGAATGTCGGTTTTAGTCTGTATCAGGACGCAAATGCTTATTTTTGTTTTCATGATGTCGATATGCTGCCGGCATCCGCATTATGCGATTACTCTTATCCCGTCATGCCAACTCATCTTTCCGTTTACTGTTCACAGTTTGAATATCAGTTTGTTCCTCATTATTTCGGGGGCGTTCTTTTGGTTAATAAAGAAGACTTTCTGAAACTTAACGGATTTAGCAATCAATACTGGGGGTGGGGAGCTGAGGACGATGATTTAAGAAGGAGGTTCGAGCGAACTTGGACCATCCCCTGGACCCGGAGGATGGGCAGGTATCATTCCATCGAGCAGGTAGCTTTTGGCCATCCCCGCGCTCATGAAGCTGTTAAGCGCAGCGGAAATCCGCAATATCTGAAAAATTGCATGCGCCTGATGTCGGGTTACGATTCAAAAACTGACGGCCTGTCCGATCTGAAGTTCGAGCTTCTCGAAACGATCGCTGGAGACGGATTCGTCAAACACATTGTCCGTCTTTGA
- a CDS encoding galactosyltransferase-related protein → MKRLKNRARRFPAFLNFKKSVKTLVSVLRFSIMLPMMHKQKELIVIVPFRNREENLKRFIPHMQHFLRDVKYRIVVIEQTGDGLFNKAKLLNAGFSLYQDANAYFCFHDVDLLPESALCDYSYPVIPTHLSVYCSQFDYQVAAYHFGGVILVNKRDFRRVNGCSNQYWGWGAEDSDLRKRFERTWTIPWTRRMGRYHSIEQVAFGHPRAHETFKCRGNPQYRKNCMRLMSDYDSKTDGLSDLKFELLETIAGDGFVRHIVRL, encoded by the coding sequence TTGAAAAGATTGAAAAACAGAGCGCGCCGTTTCCCGGCTTTTTTGAATTTTAAAAAGTCCGTAAAAACGCTCGTTTCTGTTCTTCGTTTTTCAATTATGCTGCCTATGATGCACAAACAGAAAGAACTCATTGTTATCGTTCCATTCCGCAACCGCGAAGAAAATCTGAAACGGTTTATCCCGCATATGCAGCATTTCCTGAGGGACGTCAAATACCGCATCGTAGTGATCGAACAGACAGGGGATGGCTTATTCAATAAAGCTAAATTACTGAATGCGGGTTTTAGTCTGTATCAGGATGCAAACGCCTATTTTTGTTTTCATGATGTGGATCTGCTGCCGGAATCCGCGTTATGCGATTACTCTTATCCCGTCATACCAACCCACCTTTCCGTTTACTGTTCACAGTTTGACTATCAGGTTGCCGCTTATCACTTCGGGGGCGTTATTTTGGTGAATAAAAGGGACTTTCGGAGAGTTAACGGATGCAGCAATCAATACTGGGGGTGGGGAGCGGAGGACAGTGATTTAAGAAAGAGGTTCGAGCGAACTTGGACTATCCCCTGGACCCGGAGGATGGGCAGGTATCATTCCATCGAGCAGGTAGCTTTTGGCCATCCCCGCGCTCATGAAACTTTTAAGTGCCGCGGAAATCCGCAATATCGAAAAAATTGCATGCGCCTAATGTCGGACTACGATTCAAAAACTGACGGCCTGTCCGATCTGAAGTTCGAGCTTCTCGAAACGATCGCTGGAGACGGATTCGTCAGACATATTGTCCGTCTTTGA
- a CDS encoding glycosyltransferase family 4 protein gives MNICYLIRSFSNQAGTESYVYYMSRALAELGHQVHIISLTGKGQRDFSGFEGKIFVHHLNFKRASFKGSWLLENVFPLDTWRYGQFINKILPDLIDKHAIDIIEATDWGIDAWAYLTERKVPVCVRLHGYPGFKDDFDRGILKKWPKNYFLWSLFRKHLSGADLVTGVSESYTDFVRNAWELKERDVQIIPISVNLNVFRPAEASRENQAILFAGRLEKSKGIEVLAQAIPLVLKELPGARFYLAGRDYKYMDSRQTWSQYLMENFGKGRIIYLGSLPTQELVHYYQSATICVVPSLYEPGGTAVFEAMACGCPVIASKVGGLVEIIKDGRTGDR, from the coding sequence ATGAATATTTGTTATTTAATACGTTCCTTCAGCAATCAGGCGGGAACGGAGAGTTACGTTTATTATATGTCAAGAGCTTTGGCCGAACTGGGACACCAGGTGCATATTATCAGTTTAACCGGAAAAGGACAGAGGGACTTTAGTGGTTTTGAAGGTAAAATATTTGTCCATCATTTAAATTTCAAACGAGCATCTTTTAAGGGTTCTTGGCTATTAGAAAATGTCTTTCCTCTGGATACATGGCGTTATGGACAATTTATTAATAAAATTCTGCCTGATTTGATCGATAAACATGCTATTGACATAATTGAAGCCACAGATTGGGGGATAGATGCCTGGGCTTATTTAACCGAACGGAAAGTGCCTGTTTGTGTAAGACTTCACGGTTACCCCGGTTTTAAAGATGATTTTGACCGGGGGATATTAAAAAAATGGCCTAAAAACTATTTTCTCTGGTCTTTATTCAGAAAACACCTTTCAGGCGCGGATCTTGTGACGGGAGTATCGGAATCTTACACTGACTTCGTGCGGAATGCCTGGGAATTAAAAGAAAGAGACGTTCAAATTATTCCCATCAGCGTTAATTTAAATGTTTTCCGCCCGGCGGAAGCTTCCAGGGAAAATCAGGCAATTCTATTCGCGGGCAGACTGGAAAAGTCTAAAGGCATAGAGGTGCTCGCGCAGGCGATTCCTTTGGTTTTAAAAGAATTACCGGGCGCCAGATTTTATTTGGCTGGCCGGGATTATAAATACATGGACAGCCGACAGACATGGTCGCAATATTTAATGGAAAATTTTGGCAAGGGAAGAATTATTTATTTAGGCTCCCTGCCCACGCAGGAATTGGTGCATTATTATCAATCAGCAACTATTTGTGTTGTGCCCTCGCTGTATGAGCCTGGAGGAACAGCGGTCTTTGAGGCTATGGCTTGCGGCTGTCCCGTTATCGCCAGCAAGGTGGGCGGCCTTGTTGAGATTATTAAAGACGGGCGAACAGGAGATCGCTGA
- a CDS encoding asparagine synthase-related protein codes for MSAIFGVINWNDQPVSANDLERMRAALAAHGADGGGIWNRGSAGLGQQLMCFTPEDRFERQPLAGADGQRVLVSDGRLDNRPELMRELGGAPLDTREAPDSDFILRAYNKWGEDCMRHLIGVFAFAVWDARAQTLFLARSPIVAPQLLYWAAPSRLAFATTVRALCALPFVPRALNEEKLADFLVDLGGKPRTTLYRDIYRLPTGHLLAAGRNGFKTRCFWQPDLQREIRFPRDTDYLAAFDELFTRVVRDNMRSSAPVGAMMSGGLDSSSLAVTAARLLRPQGKRLATFTEVPRAGFDGPVPAGRYADETPLVQAIARTYDNLDLNPVHTDGRTFLDDLDRLFFNLEGPFRNTANRVWIEAILQAARQRGIGVILDGMQGNLTVSWEGSGLLPELLRGGRWARALREAQASARQNANRSSLRILVGQGVMPLLPAPLRLAINWLRGKPENRITQHWRDFSSIHPDFAAAYKVDARAREQRYDFRIRSMPASRQIRYDALVAQDLGAFITAFRAMFGVDSRSPLADVRLAEFCLALPEDQFLRDGEPRSLIRRAMAGRLPPEVLSNRKRGLQAADWFEELSGVRAELPAELDRLEKCGLAHRALDLPRLRRLVEYWPKGGYDQVQVTREYSCILERGLMAGRFLRWFEEQG; via the coding sequence GTGAGCGCAATATTTGGAGTAATAAACTGGAACGATCAGCCGGTCAGTGCGAACGACCTGGAGCGGATGCGCGCGGCCCTGGCGGCACACGGCGCAGACGGCGGAGGTATCTGGAACCGCGGGTCCGCGGGGCTGGGACAACAACTGATGTGTTTTACTCCCGAAGATCGCTTTGAGCGGCAGCCGTTGGCCGGCGCGGACGGGCAGCGCGTCCTGGTCAGCGATGGACGTCTTGACAATCGCCCTGAGTTGATGCGCGAACTGGGCGGCGCGCCGTTGGATACGCGCGAGGCGCCGGATTCGGATTTTATTTTGCGCGCGTACAATAAATGGGGCGAAGATTGTATGCGCCATCTAATCGGGGTTTTTGCGTTTGCGGTGTGGGATGCGCGCGCCCAAACTCTTTTCCTCGCGCGGTCGCCTATTGTCGCGCCCCAGCTTCTTTATTGGGCCGCTCCGTCCAGACTGGCGTTCGCCACTACGGTCCGGGCGTTGTGCGCATTGCCTTTCGTTCCGCGCGCGCTCAACGAGGAAAAATTGGCCGACTTTCTCGTGGATTTGGGAGGCAAACCGCGCACCACCCTTTATCGCGATATTTATCGCCTGCCTACCGGACATCTGCTTGCCGCCGGCCGGAATGGATTCAAGACACGGTGTTTTTGGCAACCCGATCTGCAACGTGAGATTCGCTTTCCGCGCGACACGGATTACCTTGCCGCGTTTGACGAACTGTTCACGCGCGTTGTGCGCGATAATATGCGCAGTAGTGCGCCGGTCGGCGCGATGATGAGCGGCGGATTGGATTCTTCGTCGCTGGCGGTGACGGCGGCGCGTTTGCTCAGGCCGCAAGGCAAACGCCTGGCAACGTTTACCGAAGTGCCGCGCGCCGGTTTTGACGGTCCTGTGCCGGCCGGACGTTATGCCGACGAGACGCCTTTGGTTCAGGCGATTGCCCGGACATACGATAATCTTGACCTGAACCCGGTGCATACCGATGGCCGCACATTCCTGGACGACCTCGACCGGCTCTTTTTCAATCTGGAAGGCCCGTTTCGCAACACAGCAAATCGCGTGTGGATCGAAGCGATCTTGCAAGCGGCGCGCCAGCGCGGGATCGGCGTCATTCTGGATGGCATGCAGGGCAATTTAACGGTCAGTTGGGAAGGCAGCGGTTTGTTGCCGGAACTGCTGCGCGGCGGGCGCTGGGCCCGGGCTTTGCGCGAGGCGCAGGCGTCTGCGAGGCAAAACGCAAACCGTTCATCCCTGCGTATATTGGTTGGGCAGGGCGTCATGCCGCTCCTGCCGGCGCCGTTGAGGCTGGCTATCAACTGGTTGCGTGGTAAGCCGGAAAACAGAATTACTCAGCATTGGCGCGACTTCTCTTCCATTCATCCCGACTTTGCGGCCGCGTACAAGGTGGATGCGCGCGCCCGTGAGCAGAGATACGATTTTCGCATTCGCTCCATGCCGGCCAGTCGTCAGATCCGTTATGATGCGCTTGTCGCGCAGGATTTAGGAGCCTTTATCACCGCCTTCCGCGCAATGTTCGGCGTGGATTCCCGCTCGCCGCTTGCCGATGTGCGCTTGGCCGAGTTCTGCCTCGCTCTGCCGGAGGACCAGTTCCTGCGCGACGGCGAACCGCGTTCGCTCATACGCCGGGCCATGGCAGGCCGTCTGCCGCCGGAGGTGCTCTCGAACCGCAAGCGCGGCCTGCAGGCGGCGGATTGGTTTGAAGAATTGAGCGGCGTCCGCGCGGAATTGCCGGCGGAGCTGGACCGGCTGGAAAAGTGCGGCCTGGCGCACCGCGCGTTGGACCTGCCGCGGCTGCGCCGGCTGGTCGAATACTGGCCGAAGGGCGGCTACGACCAGGTCCAAGTAACGCGTGAGTATAGTTGTATTCTGGAACGCGGCCTGATGGCTGGGCGCTTCCTGCGGTGGTTTGAGGAGCAAGGATGA
- a CDS encoding glycosyltransferase family A protein, with protein sequence MQFRSISMEVKLRSLPLISVVMPVHDRARYVAEAVNSILAQTYPHFELIIVDDGSTDESPEIVRALAARDPRIRALFSPHYSQGRARNAGIALARGEYIAHMDDDDVALPDRLAAQLDWMHLTGVDICGGCSQAFGDSHGLLWFPETHEAIRNELVFRCGFLQGTVLMRADIAKAHPYDEQASFEDYELWTRLAPLYRMGNLPRILLRERFHPQQIHKAKAVELCADWRKYCERYLCALFPQATPAERAIIARAAAGEPFTRLEELEEAGRWLARLSQTPDAFLRRRMADRWFAVCRRSAPLGLACHRLYRRLTPQFNITTGQGTFKLWLACGLRLKPDSGLYAALTACKRRIAHPQWFSSKADKAFFLTKPHSPTTNRTVE encoded by the coding sequence TTGCAATTCAGATCAATATCTATGGAGGTTAAGTTGCGTTCCCTGCCCCTTATATCAGTGGTGATGCCGGTCCATGACCGCGCGCGGTATGTGGCCGAGGCGGTCAATTCGATTTTGGCGCAGACTTATCCCCATTTTGAGCTCATCATCGTGGACGATGGATCCACCGATGAGTCGCCGGAAATTGTGCGGGCGCTTGCCGCGCGCGATCCCAGGATTCGCGCGCTGTTTTCGCCGCATTACAGCCAGGGACGCGCGCGCAATGCCGGGATTGCGCTGGCGCGCGGCGAATACATCGCTCACATGGACGACGATGATGTCGCGCTGCCGGACCGGCTTGCCGCCCAACTGGACTGGATGCACCTCACCGGCGTGGATATTTGCGGCGGCTGCTCGCAAGCGTTCGGAGACAGCCATGGCCTGTTATGGTTTCCCGAGACGCACGAAGCCATCCGCAATGAACTGGTCTTTCGGTGTGGATTTCTTCAAGGAACCGTGTTAATGCGCGCGGATATCGCGAAGGCGCATCCCTACGATGAGCAGGCGTCCTTCGAAGACTATGAACTGTGGACCCGGCTCGCTCCGCTCTACCGCATGGGAAACTTGCCCCGGATTCTGCTCAGGGAACGCTTCCACCCGCAACAGATCCATAAGGCGAAGGCGGTTGAGCTTTGCGCAGACTGGCGGAAGTATTGCGAGCGTTATTTGTGCGCCCTGTTCCCCCAGGCGACACCGGCGGAGCGCGCCATAATCGCCCGCGCCGCGGCGGGAGAGCCTTTCACGCGCCTGGAGGAGCTGGAGGAGGCCGGCAGGTGGCTGGCGCGCCTGTCGCAAACGCCGGACGCGTTCCTGCGCCGGCGTATGGCGGACCGCTGGTTTGCGGTTTGCCGGAGGTCGGCGCCCCTGGGGTTGGCTTGTCATCGGCTCTACCGGCGGCTCACGCCGCAGTTCAACATTACCACCGGCCAGGGGACGTTCAAGTTATGGCTGGCGTGCGGCTTGCGGCTCAAGCCGGACTCCGGACTTTACGCCGCGCTGACGGCATGCAAACGCAGAATTGCACATCCGCAATGGTTTTCAAGCAAGGCGGATAAAGCGTTTTTCTTAACGAAGCCGCATTCCCCTACAACAAACCGAACGGTTGAGTGA
- a CDS encoding HAD hydrolase-like protein, giving the protein MAAINFDNILQSHFKVYSFDVFDTVATRRTATPIGLFMIIQKVLLEKNDCLPKQLTENFTEIRIMAEQEARRITRNEEVTLDEIYGIVAQKFNLSHNIRDSLASLEIDQELQETRPVPQMVHLLNSLYEKNKRIIFTSDTYLPKDAIKKILVTFGVYKADAALYCSSELLITKASGKLFKKILLLEGCSPRDMVHIGDNFHVDILQAGKAGIKTLYYSDTQLSRYENILLYGSRYGPSGHPSNYVWQIIAGASRLVRLNSHIKTTRYRTLSNLGGSIACPIFLIYVIWLLREAKKNNIQRLYFLSRDGQILLEIAKYVNGALGMNIELRYLYASRQALSLPGLSEINKNALSWMMSQDPYCSINIFARRVGLNPAVVQKELQTVAHRRINTNKNLNPQERAHLIGLIKGPLLSSLILNNAKKAKIAAADYFQQAGFFDKIRWGIVDLGWMGHLQSALREILNYAGYAATAIHGFYFGIIKGNIFIENDTNKKDSFFFSEKSPHFVYSTGFQAINFFEIFTTAYHGSVMSYCYGEEDKPCPRFNNMNHYNIKEWGLDHLRSGYQYFLKTIPTDFINDLRLNELFLEEYKRRSCELMKCLMNDPSREEAEALGDYRFSGDQTETVMRRFAPPFSVMEALRFHFLDRCKSMNMTFWWRGTWARSNLINKIFLSSKFKIFAQKMCSMGVKLKN; this is encoded by the coding sequence ATGGCTGCAATAAATTTTGATAATATCCTGCAGTCGCATTTTAAGGTGTATAGCTTTGATGTCTTTGATACCGTGGCGACCAGAAGAACAGCTACTCCAATAGGCCTATTTATGATCATTCAAAAAGTACTATTAGAGAAGAATGATTGCTTGCCCAAACAGTTAACGGAGAATTTTACTGAAATACGTATCATGGCAGAACAGGAGGCTCGGAGGATTACCCGCAATGAAGAAGTGACGCTTGATGAAATTTACGGAATAGTGGCGCAAAAATTTAATCTATCGCATAACATTCGGGATTCGCTGGCGTCCTTAGAGATTGACCAGGAGCTGCAAGAGACTCGACCTGTGCCGCAGATGGTCCATCTTTTAAATTCTTTATACGAGAAAAATAAACGAATAATTTTTACTTCGGACACATATTTGCCTAAAGATGCAATTAAAAAGATTCTTGTAACTTTTGGGGTGTATAAGGCGGATGCGGCTCTTTACTGTTCGAGTGAGTTATTAATTACAAAAGCGTCAGGTAAATTATTTAAGAAAATTCTTCTTCTCGAGGGTTGTTCACCGCGCGATATGGTGCATATAGGGGACAATTTTCACGTTGATATATTACAGGCCGGGAAAGCAGGCATCAAAACGCTTTATTACAGCGATACTCAGCTCAGCAGATACGAAAACATACTTCTTTACGGGTCACGGTATGGTCCTAGCGGTCATCCCTCTAATTATGTTTGGCAAATAATTGCCGGAGCTTCTCGTTTGGTTCGGTTAAACTCGCACATAAAAACTACCCGCTATCGCACTCTGTCTAACCTTGGAGGCAGTATTGCTTGTCCGATTTTTCTTATATATGTAATTTGGCTCTTGCGAGAAGCGAAGAAAAACAATATACAGCGGTTATATTTTCTTTCGCGCGATGGCCAAATACTCTTGGAGATAGCAAAATACGTGAACGGCGCATTAGGCATGAATATCGAATTGAGGTATTTGTATGCCTCAAGACAAGCGCTTTCATTGCCGGGATTAAGTGAAATCAACAAAAATGCGCTTTCCTGGATGATGTCACAAGACCCATATTGTTCCATTAATATATTTGCCCGAAGAGTGGGCTTAAATCCTGCTGTAGTGCAAAAAGAACTTCAAACCGTAGCGCATAGAAGAATTAATACCAATAAAAATCTGAATCCTCAAGAGAGAGCTCACCTTATTGGTTTAATTAAAGGCCCATTGTTGTCATCATTAATTCTCAATAATGCAAAGAAGGCGAAAATCGCTGCGGCCGATTATTTTCAGCAAGCTGGTTTTTTTGATAAAATCCGCTGGGGGATCGTCGATTTGGGTTGGATGGGGCATCTCCAATCCGCACTACGTGAAATCCTGAATTATGCAGGCTATGCCGCTACCGCAATTCACGGATTTTATTTTGGAATAATAAAAGGGAATATATTTATTGAAAACGATACAAATAAAAAAGATAGTTTTTTCTTTTCGGAAAAATCCCCCCACTTTGTTTATAGTACGGGATTTCAAGCTATAAATTTTTTTGAAATCTTTACAACTGCATACCACGGCTCTGTTATGTCTTATTGTTATGGAGAAGAAGATAAGCCATGCCCTAGATTTAATAATATGAACCACTACAATATTAAAGAATGGGGATTAGATCATCTTCGTTCTGGGTACCAGTATTTTCTTAAGACGATCCCAACCGATTTCATTAATGATTTAAGATTAAATGAATTGTTTTTGGAAGAATATAAAAGGAGAAGTTGCGAATTAATGAAGTGTTTAATGAATGATCCGTCGAGAGAAGAGGCGGAGGCACTTGGTGACTATCGTTTTAGCGGCGATCAAACAGAAACCGTAATGAGGAGGTTTGCTCCGCCATTCTCTGTCATGGAGGCGCTCAGATTTCATTTTTTAGACCGTTGCAAATCAATGAATATGACCTTTTGGTGGCGGGGAACATGGGCTCGCAGTAACCTGATAAATAAAATATTTCTTTCTTCAAAATTTAAGATCTTTGCTCAAAAAATGTGTTCTATGGGTGTAAAATTGAAAAATTGA
- a CDS encoding PqqD family protein — protein MGPATKINSANIIKRGKDVPFSQLDDELLAIDAQAGYCYSLNETAGRVWELISAPMPVSAVCAQLRQEFAVDEATCLRETLALLQALCDAELAQVIGEAPGRASTAP, from the coding sequence ATGGGACCCGCAACCAAAATAAATTCCGCCAACATAATCAAGCGCGGCAAAGATGTGCCGTTCAGCCAGTTGGACGACGAACTGCTGGCCATCGACGCGCAGGCCGGTTATTGCTATTCGCTCAATGAAACGGCGGGGAGAGTGTGGGAGTTGATATCCGCCCCTATGCCGGTCAGCGCGGTGTGCGCGCAATTGCGGCAGGAGTTCGCGGTGGACGAGGCAACTTGCCTGCGCGAGACGCTCGCGCTGTTACAGGCGCTTTGTGACGCAGAACTAGCGCAGGTAATCGGCGAAGCGCCCGGCCGGGCTTCAACGGCGCCATGA
- a CDS encoding lasso peptide biosynthesis B2 protein: MWVKQRLVRFRRFSPPVRSYLLEVISCLILARLSLRVIPFRWLTSYFKRPAELPEASYARRERIWKSSLLRSYTPHKEKITGDERKRLREGIQGLINEAAWFLPGETACFARAIAAQSILRRLGIGTTLYYGAATHFAGGLTAHVWLQDGAVGVIGYDTAQRYHILARYPDKSRE; this comes from the coding sequence ATGTGGGTAAAGCAAAGACTGGTCAGATTCCGCCGGTTTTCACCGCCGGTCCGCAGCTATCTGCTTGAGGTAATATCCTGTCTGATTCTCGCCCGTCTGTCCCTGCGGGTGATTCCTTTTAGATGGTTGACATCGTATTTCAAGCGTCCGGCTGAATTACCGGAAGCCTCTTATGCCCGGCGTGAGCGGATATGGAAATCATCTTTATTAAGATCCTACACGCCGCACAAGGAGAAGATTACCGGCGACGAGCGCAAGCGATTGCGCGAGGGAATACAAGGGCTAATTAACGAGGCGGCATGGTTTCTGCCGGGTGAAACGGCGTGTTTTGCGCGCGCGATCGCCGCGCAGAGCATACTGCGCCGGCTTGGCATAGGAACGACCTTATACTATGGCGCCGCAACACACTTCGCCGGCGGCTTAACCGCCCATGTTTGGCTGCAGGATGGCGCAGTGGGTGTTATCGGGTACGACACGGCGCAGCGCTACCACATTCTGGCGCGCTATCCGGATAAAAGCCGGGAATGA
- a CDS encoding ABC transporter ATP-binding protein produces the protein MIKQLADAAGRLRQQLPYLPQAFKLIRRAAGGLAVVWAALLLVQGLLPVATVYLTRTLVNGIAAMIGAGGGWGAMRPLLPAGAAMVLVLIGMEVFQSIGRWVSVAQAERVQDRVQQLIHQQAMRLDLSFYDDPGYYDQLHRARIDALSRPALLLENAGALLQSLVTLAAMGGVLLTFGVWIPLLLAFSTLPALLVVLRHTLRFHRWRIQNTTAIRKTSYYDMLLTQREAAAEMRLFGLGSYFRTLFKNLSKRLRHERVELARSETVAQATAALIGLGSMAGALAWMGRQALKGAVRLGDLALFYQAFFQGQRMLRSLLGSAGEIYRNMMFLENLFEFLALEPRIGSPEIPLPHPGLRKEIEFQNVTFRYCGMTQPALERFNLRIAAGQITALVGENGAGKTTLIKLLCRFYDPEKGRLLIDGTDIRSLSIPGLRQRITVLFQDPVRYHDTVFNNIAFGDIDSRPDMDRIAAAARAAGADAPISRLPGAHEAVLGKWFGGAELSGGEWQRLALARAFLRNAELIILDEPTSAMDSWAEADWLLRFRQLTAGRTALIITHRFTTALQADVIHVMDSGRIVESGSHEELLAAQGRYEKSWTRQMRGKNN, from the coding sequence ATGATCAAGCAGCTTGCCGACGCGGCCGGGCGGCTCCGGCAACAGCTCCCCTATCTGCCACAGGCTTTTAAACTGATCCGGCGGGCGGCCGGAGGATTGGCTGTTGTTTGGGCGGCCCTGCTCCTGGTCCAGGGTCTGCTGCCGGTCGCCACGGTATATCTGACCCGGACGCTTGTGAACGGAATTGCTGCGATGATCGGCGCCGGAGGCGGATGGGGGGCCATGCGGCCGCTGCTTCCGGCGGGCGCTGCCATGGTCCTGGTGCTGATCGGAATGGAAGTGTTTCAGAGCATCGGCAGATGGGTCAGCGTCGCCCAGGCGGAGCGCGTGCAGGACCGCGTTCAGCAACTCATCCATCAGCAGGCCATGCGGCTCGATCTCTCTTTTTACGACGATCCCGGTTACTACGATCAACTCCACCGCGCCCGGATAGACGCCCTTAGCCGGCCGGCCCTCCTGCTGGAAAACGCGGGCGCCCTGCTGCAAAGCCTTGTCACTTTGGCCGCGATGGGGGGAGTTCTTCTTACCTTCGGGGTATGGATACCCCTGTTGCTGGCGTTCAGCACCCTGCCCGCACTTTTGGTAGTGCTCCGCCACACGCTCCGCTTTCATCGCTGGCGGATCCAAAACACCACGGCCATCCGCAAAACAAGTTACTATGATATGTTGCTCACCCAGAGGGAGGCGGCGGCTGAAATGCGGCTGTTCGGCCTTGGCTCGTATTTCAGGACGCTTTTTAAAAATTTGAGTAAACGATTGCGCCATGAGCGGGTAGAGCTTGCCCGCAGCGAAACAGTCGCACAGGCCACTGCGGCTCTTATCGGGCTGGGGAGTATGGCCGGAGCTCTTGCCTGGATGGGCCGTCAGGCCTTAAAAGGCGCGGTCCGGCTGGGGGACCTGGCCCTTTTTTATCAGGCATTTTTCCAGGGTCAGCGCATGCTGCGTTCGCTTTTGGGCAGCGCCGGAGAGATTTACCGCAACATGATGTTTTTGGAAAATCTGTTTGAATTTCTGGCCCTTGAGCCCCGGATCGGCTCTCCGGAAATACCGCTTCCCCATCCCGGTCTGCGAAAAGAAATAGAGTTTCAAAACGTCACTTTCCGCTACTGCGGCATGACGCAGCCCGCCCTGGAGCGCTTCAATCTGCGGATTGCGGCAGGGCAGATCACGGCGCTGGTGGGCGAGAACGGCGCCGGCAAAACAACCCTGATCAAACTCCTCTGCCGTTTTTATGATCCTGAAAAAGGACGACTGCTCATCGATGGAACGGACATCCGCTCCCTTTCTATTCCGGGGCTGCGGCAGCGGATCACCGTGCTTTTTCAGGACCCGGTGCGCTATCATGACACGGTCTTCAATAATATCGCTTTCGGGGACATTGACAGCCGTCCGGATATGGACCGGATTGCCGCGGCAGCCCGGGCCGCAGGGGCGGATGCACCTATCAGCCGGTTGCCCGGCGCCCACGAAGCCGTGCTGGGGAAATGGTTCGGCGGCGCCGAACTGAGCGGCGGCGAGTGGCAGCGCCTGGCCCTGGCGCGCGCCTTTCTTAGAAACGCGGAACTCATTATACTGGATGAGCCGACCAGCGCTATGGATTCTTGGGCGGAAGCTGACTGGCTGCTGCGTTTTCGCCAGCTCACCGCCGGCCGGACAGCCCTGATCATCACCCATCGCTTCACGACCGCCTTACAGGCGGATGTAATTCATGTTATGGATAGCGGCCGCATCGTTGAATCCGGCAGCCACGAAGAACTGTTGGCAGCCCAGGGGCGCTATGAAAAATCCTGGACCCGGCAGATGCGGGGAAAAAATAATTAA